TGCGAGCGCTACTCTCATGATTTGGGCAAGCCTGAGGCGGAATGAAAAATGCAGCCAAAAGATTGGCCGCGTCGTAACCACTCAAACTGATTGTACAAAAGTGCTATACAGAGGGTACCCATGCCGCCCATTTGCGGCTAGCTCTATTGGAGGACCGAAGTATGCGAAACTCCGTCGAGCGCAAGAAAAATACCCGCTGATTTTGTCGGACGATGAGCGTCCCGCGCCAGCCCGGGTAAAGGGGCCGCGCACAGCGGGCGCCAATTAGTATAGCGGTGTTTTAATTCGCGTCAATCTGCCCAGCACAGCCAACGTCGCCAGCGCCAAGAGAATGAAAGACGATGGCTCGGAGACTGGAAGGGTAGGTATATACAGCCCCCTGATCGACTGTAAAGCAGCCTTGATCGGTGCCGTAAACTGAATTCCCAACGGATCCCAAATCCCCGGACGGAGTTGGAAGCACCTCGCTAAACGCATTCAACACGGTGAACCCGCTTTCGTCCGTGTTCATTTGATATAGTATGTCATTTCCCCGTGCGCCACGTTCGGTGGTCGCCCCGTATAAAACGGAATCTTTTATCATAATAGTGCCCGGTGTCGCTCCCAAGTTTCCCCGGTTAAAATTGTGCAACACTGAAAAAATCGTTCCGTTGTGTTAATCGTAAATAGCGTCCCAGCACCGCTAAAACCGTTGCCCGCTGTCGCCCCGCCGCTGGTGGTCATTCCATAAAGCCGCGAACCTGACACAACAAGGGCCGTCAAGCTGATGCATAGCGCCAGACGCGTTCAATCCCATGCTGCTTGCGCACTATTTCTCCAGGATGTCGCCGTCGACGATCCAGTCCTTATTGACCACTTTCGGATCCCCCGTGACCAATTGCGACCGTCGACATCAAGTCTCTAGTAAACAGCCCGCGCTCCAGGGAACCAATAGTCTTGTCGGGCACGATAATCTTGGCGGCGGCCTGACGCTTATTTTGACCGATATGAACTATGGGGCTCGCGGATTGGAAAGACCTCGGCATTTTGCCGGTCGGGACCGAGGTGCGCATCGGAACATCTGTATTACTGGGATACGTTACCAACCGCATCGGGACCTTGCTCTTCCACGTTCCGATGACCGCGGGTTGCGCGGTGAAGCCGCAGGATATGACGAACGATCCGTCGTTGGGAACTGATGTCCAAAGGTGGCAAGTATCGCGCAATGGTGGAGCAGCAAATCCACATGACGCCTAAGCACACGTCGACCAGTGCCGACAACCGAAGGATTTCGGGACTGTCGCGTCGGCCCTGTCGTGGCAAGAGCTGTGATTTATCGGGCTCATCTGACGAGCGCATCAATTGCGGTATACAGCCGGTGTGATACCCAAAGCATGCCTGAAGTTCGTGGTGTCCGTGAAGTTTCGGAACCACATAACCTTGTTCTCTTGCAACTTCCAGACGTGGGCGAATGGTGCGTTTAATTCCGTGCCCGTAGTCTTGCCGCGGCCACGAAAACTGCCCAATACAACGACACAATTTCCGGCATCGAGAAACTCATCCAATTCAAGCCGAAGCTGATCGAATTTCTCGTAAGCCGGCTCGATCACCTCACGGAATACGGCGTCGGCACCATGATGCGTTCCGGCCTTCCCCAGATCTGGCGCATCC
The genomic region above belongs to Pirellulales bacterium and contains:
- a CDS encoding nuclear transport factor 2 family protein, with the protein product MSTKNIKLVQSFYESVSNGDFGGASQLLDPNVEWLEPDAPDLGKAGTHHGADAVFREVIEPAYEKFDQLRLELDEFLDAGNCVVVLGSFRGRGKTTGTELNAPFAHVWKLQENKVMWFRNFTDTTNFRHALGITPAVYRN